One genomic segment of Panicum virgatum strain AP13 chromosome 2N, P.virgatum_v5, whole genome shotgun sequence includes these proteins:
- the LOC120659262 gene encoding uncharacterized protein LOC120659262 gives MAEIVTSAVVQETVSQVLSGLVQKYEEKEESNVIRNLERLEMAHIRLEAALETSEKWQITDASMLRWHRKLKLVAQECDEMLHKCKLRILEDEQMEQEVRSSSVAKRVVHATKSFVCSLLNCNSNELSRSITQRFEWYADGASQFLRFIQFGSTPRCHMTFHSLVENLFAGKELHHKIVRGIEYPSFQFSLVPIISQVHGIEAILVLIQNDGTAEGNIYFRITVQLSECTDIVGIAIRCLQLLAPHLKCTVENFRNELIQLLTQDLSWMPFVYSYQKEQLHFLILGSQWLRPNPLRCKQNVRHISSLQMAGPLEFFLEPVLEVNLHCHVSLSVSNKKRPCYLKT, from the coding sequence ATGGCAGAGATTGTCACTTCTGCTGTTGTTCAAGAGACAGTTAGCCAAGTTCTATCTGGTCTGGTTCAAAAATATGAGGAGAAAGAGGAATCAAATGTGATCAGAAACTTGGAGAGGCTAGAGATGGCACACATCAGGCTGGAGGCTGCTCTTGAGACATCAGAAAAGTGGCAAATCACTGATGCCTCCATGTTGCGTTGGCATAGGAAGCTCAAGCTTGTTGCTCAAGAATGCGATGAAATGCTGCACAAATGCAAGCTTCGTATTCTAGAAGATGAACAGATGGAACAAGAGGTAAGGAGTTCCTCTGTTGCTAAACGGGTTGTGCATGCTACCAAGTCATTTGTTTGCTCCTTACTTAACTGCAATAGTAACGAATTGAGCAGATCCATTACTCAAAGGTTTGAGTGGTATGCTGATGGGGCTAGTCAGTTCCTGAGATTCATACAGTTTGGTAGCACGCCAAGGTGTCACATGACCTTTCACTCCCTTGTCGAGAACCTTTTTGCAGGCAAGGAACTACATCATAAAATAGTTAGGGGAATCGAGTACCCTTCATTTCAATTTTCATTGGTGCCTATCATCAGTCAAGTACATGGAATAGAGGCTATCCTGGTACTTATCCAGAATGATGGTACAGCAGAGGGTAATATCTACTTTAGAATAACAGTACAACTTTCAGAGTGTACAGACATAGTTGGGATCGCAATTCGGTGCTTGCAGTTGTTGGCCCCTCATCTCAAATGTACAGTTGAAAATTTTAGGAACGAACTTATTCAACTACTTACTCAAGATCTGTCATGGATGCCATTTGTTTATTCCTACCAGAAAGAACAACTCCATTTTCTAATACTTGGGTCTCAATGGCTTCGCCCGAACCCATTACGTTGCAAACAGAATGTTCGGCATATTAGCAGCTTACAGATGGCAGGACCATTAGAGTTTTTTCTGGAACCAGTACTTGAAGTGAATTTGCACTGTCATGTCTCATTGTCTGTATCCAACAAAAAAAGACCTTGCTATCTCAAAACATGA